The Amblyomma americanum isolate KBUSLIRL-KWMA chromosome 11, ASM5285725v1, whole genome shotgun sequence genome includes the window GCtcgcatcgtatgagcgggtgagcgcatacaacaagtgggacgcggaaaccaagcCGAACAACGTGATTTTCTATCTAACGGGCGTggcgaatctgtggtatcggaaccacgaggcggacattacatcatggtctgttttcaaagcaaacttctcagaggtactcggccgcccggcagtcagaaaactccgtgccgaacagcgcttgcgtgcgcggtcgCAGCAGGTAGGCGAGAACTTCACAAGTTACATTGAGGATGTCGTCAatctgtgcaagagggtaaaCGCTCAGAtgtccgaagccgacaagatcaggcatattctcaagaGCATTGATGACGatgcctttcagatgttgttggcgcgagacctgcgcatcatcgcggaagtcgtcaccctgtgtcagagcttcgacgaactacgcaagcagagggctctgacacgcgaacacaccacgaacgtcgactcgcttgctggcctgaacgatgcaagagaccagtcatcactcctaccgcacatcaagagcttcatccggaaagaagttgctcgccagccctcgcttatttcacgccatcaccacacataactACGAATTTGCGGCACATAATTCAAGAACAGGTGTCGCTGAGgctctcccgcaagcccctc containing:
- the LOC144111393 gene encoding uncharacterized protein LOC144111393, coding for MPNHQAVQVSPAAVVCAGSLRQRHPAIFSGTDNHDVEDWLASYERVSAYNKWDAETKPNNVIFYLTGVANLWYRNHEADITSWSVFKANFSEVLGRPAVRKLRAEQRLRARSQQVGENFTSYIEDVVNLCKRVNAQMSEADKIRHILKSIDDDAFQMLLARDLRIIAEVVTLCQSFDELRKQRALTREHTTNVDSLAGLNDARDQSSLLPHIKSFIRKEVARQPSLISRHHHT